The Delphinus delphis chromosome 7, mDelDel1.2, whole genome shotgun sequence genome includes a window with the following:
- the LOC132428102 gene encoding intraflagellar transport protein 70B: MARLGGAQIPDGEFTAVVYRLIRDARYAEAVQLLGGELQRSPRSRAGLSLLGYCYYRLQEFALAAECYEQLGQLHPELEQYRLYQAQALYKACLYPEATRVAFLLLDNPAYHHGVLRLQAAIKYSEGDLPGARSLVEQLLSEEGGEDSGGENELDGQVNLGCLLYKEGHYEAACSKFSAALQASGYRPDLSYNLALAYYSSRHYAPALKHIADIIERGIRQHPELGVGMTTEGIDVRSVGNTLVLHQTALVEAFNLKAAIEYQLRNYEVAQEALTDMPPRAEEELDPVTLHNQALMNMDARPTEGFEKLQFLLQQNPFPPETFGNLLLLYCKYEYFDLAADVLAENAHLTYKFLTPYLYDFLDATITCQTAPEEAFIKLDGLAGMLTEQLRKLTIQVQEARHNRDDEAVKKAVNEYDDTLEKYIPVLMAQAKIYWNLENYPMVEKIFRKSVEFCNDHDVWKLNVAHVLFMQENKYTEAIGFYEPIVKKHYDNILNVSAIVLANLCVSYIMTSQNEEAEELMRKIEKEEEQLSYEDPDKKIYHLCIVNLVIGTLYCAKGNYDFGISRVIKSLEPYNKKLGTDTWYYAKRCFLSLLENMSKHTIMLRDSVIQECVQFLEHCELYGRNIPAVIEQPLEEERMHIGKNTVTYESRQLKALIYEIIGWNM; this comes from the coding sequence ATGGCACGGCTGGGCGGTGCGCAGATCCCCGACGGGGAGTTCACCGCGGTCGTGTACCGGCTCATCCGGGATGCCCGCTACGCCGAGGCCGTGCAGCTGCTGGGCGGAGAGCTCCAGCGGAGCCCGAGAAGCCGCGCCGGCCTGTCGCTGCTGGGCTACTGCTACTACCGCCTGCAGGAGTTCGCGCTGGCCGCCGAGTGCTATGAGCAGCTGGGTCAGCTGCACCCGGAGCTGGAGCAGTACCGCCTTTACCAGGCCCAGGCCCTATACAAGGCCTGCCTTTACCCAGAGGCCACCCGCGTCGCCTTCCTCCTCCTGGACAACCCCGCCTACCACCACGGGGTCCTCCGTCTCCAAGCCGCGATCAAGTACAGCGAGGGCGATCTGCCCGGGGCCAGGAGCCTGGTGGAGCAGCTACTgagtgaggaaggaggagaagacaGCGGGGGCGAGAACGAGCTCGATGGCCAGGTCAACCTGGGCTGTTTGCTCTACAAGGAGGGACATTATGAAGCTGCGTGTTCCAAGTTCTCTGCTGCCTTGCAGGCTTCGGGCTACCGGCCTGACCTTTCCTACAACCTGGCTTTGGCCTATTACAGCAGCCGGCACTACGCCCCGGCGCTGAAGCATATCGCCGACATTATTGAGCGTGGCATCCGCCAGCACCCAGAGCTGGGTGTGGGCATGACCACTGAGGGCATTGATGTTCGAAGTGTTGGCAACACCTTAGTCCTTCACCAGACCGCTCTGGTGGAAGCCTTCAACCTCAAGGCCGCCATAGAATACCAACTGAGAAACTATGAGGTGGCCCAGGAAGCCCTCACGGATATGCCTCCGAGGGCAGAGGAAGAGTTAGACCCTGTGACCCTGCACAACCAGGCGCTAATGAACATGGATGCCAGGCCTACAGAAGGGTTTGAGAAGCTACAGTTTTTGCTCCAACAGAATCCCTTTCCCCCAGAGACCTTTGGCAACCTGTTGCTGCTCTACTGTAAATATGAGTATTTTGACCTGGCAGCAGATGTCCTGGCAGAGAATGCCCATTTGACTTACAAGTTCCTCACACCCTATCTCTATGACTTCTTGGATGCCACAATCACTTGCCAGACAGCTCCTGAAGAGGCTTTCATTAAGCTTGATGGGCTAGCAGGGATGCTGACTGAACAGCTCCGGAAACTCACCATACAAGTGCAGGAAGCAAGACACAACAGAGATGATGAAGCTGTCAAAAAGGCAGTGAATGAATATGATGACACCCTTGAGAAGTATATTCCTGTGCTGATGGCCCAGGCCAAAATCTACTGGAACCTTGAAAATTATCCAATGGTGGAAAAGATCTTCCGCAAATCTGTGGAATTCTGTAATGATCATGATGTGTGGAAGCTGAATGTGGCTCATGTTCTGTTCATGCaggaaaacaaatacacagaAGCCATAGGTTTTTATGAGCCCATAGTCAAGAAGCATTATGACAACATCCTGAATGTCAGTGCTATTGTGCTGGCTAACCTGTGTGTTTCATATATTATGACAAGTCAAAACGAAGAAGCCGAGGAGTTGATGAGGAAGATTGAAAAGGAGGAAGAGCAGCTCTCCTATGAGGACCCAGATAAGAAAATCTACCATCTCTGCATTGTGAATTTGGTGATAGGGACGCTCTATTGTGCCAAAGGAAATTATGACTTTGGTATTTCTCGGGTTATCAAAAGCTTGGAACCTTATAATAAAAAGCTGGGAACTGATACCTGGTATTATGCCAAAAGATGCTTCCTGTCATTACTAGAAAACATGTCAAAACACACCATCATGCTTCGTGACAGTGTTATTCAAGAATGTGTCCAGTTTCTAGAACACTGTGAACTTTATGGCAGGAACATACCTGCTGTTATTGAACAACccctggaagaagaaagaatgcaTATTGGAAAGAATACAGTCACTTATGAATCCAGACAACTAAAAGCTTTGATTTATGAGATTATAGGTTGGAATATGTAG